CTTGCTGCAGGGTGGAGGTCATGAACGGTACGGGCGGATTTTCGATTCCCGGTTTGGTTTCAACCTGGGAGACCGTCCACGGTTGGTTCTTCTTGAGTTTTTCGGCAAGCGGTTGGGCCTCGCCGATTGTGAGCCAGGTGTCCTTGGCCTTGACCAATTGCCCTTCGCTGGAAAACGATTGGCCATCGGCAATGTTGCTGGCATCGACCTTCTCGAGACGAGCTTTGAACGCCGTGCCCCCTTTGGCCAACTGGGCGGTGATTCCGGCATATTCGACGGTGACGAAGTCGCGCCGTTCGCGCTCCCTCATGACGACCAACCGGACGGCGACGGATTGCACGCGGCCAGCACTGAGTTTGGGGGCGACCTTTTTCCAAAGAAGTGGGCTCAGCGTGTACCCATAAAGGCGGTCGAGGATTCGGCGGGTTTCTTGGGCCTTGACGAGCGACTCGTCGAGGTCCCTGGGGTTTTTGATCGCCGCCTCAATCGCCTCGGGGGTGATTTCGTGGAAGACGATTCGCTGGATCCGGACGTCTTTCTTGGGTTTCAGGACTTCTAAGATATGGTAACTGATCGATTCGCCTTCCCGGTCTTCATCCGTTGCCAGCAAGAGCCGGTCGGCACCCTTGGCCGCGTCCTTGAGCTCGGTGACATGCCTCTTCTTTTCTGCCGGCACAATGTAAAGGGGTTCAAAAGCGCCATCGACGTTGACGCCGAGCTTGGCCCATTTTTTGTCTTTGTGCGAAGCGGGGATATCGGCGGCTTTTTCTGGGAGGTCGCGGATGTGGCCGAAGCTGGCTTTGACTTCGTACCCCTTGCCGAGGAAGCGGGAGATAGTCCTTGCTTTGGCAGGGGATTCGACGATGACGAGCGTTTTGGCCATGGTTCCAGCGCAGAGGGGCGGCGCGGTTTTACCGGTGGAGTGCGCCGGATATCAAGCCCGGGCTCGCAAGTTGCCCCAGTTGGCAGACGCGGATTGCGGATTGAAAAGCGCGATTTGAGAAAATCGTTAGGTCAGAGTGTTCAGTTCGGCCCGGCATTTGCGTGGATTGATGCGTCTGACCTGTAAGGTAGAGAAAGATGGTTTTAGGATCATTGCACCGGATGCGGCTGTGGTTTGCCGCGGCATTTGCCTTGTTGGCGGTTGGGGCGTTTGCCCAGACCGAATGGCTCGGCATTTATTTGCAAGGCCAAAAGGTGGGATACAGCGTCAGCAAGACCACTACCGATTCCAAACCTGGGCGGGAAGTGCAAACAACCGAATCCAAAATGGTGATCGGCACCCAGATGTTGGGGAGCGAGATGAAGATCATTGTGGATAGTTCGGTGACGGTGGAGAACGGAAAGATCGCCCGCAGCTATTACAAAATGGCGAGCGGGGGGAGGACGATGGAAGTCAATGCGGTCTATTCAGCCAAACAGATTGCCGCATCGCTCGTCACCGAATCCGGGGAAGAGCAAAAAACCATCTCGATTCCGGCGGGCAAGCAGGTCTTGACCGATCCCACGGACTTATTGGTTTCTGGCCGCCTCCCGCCGCCGGGCAAAAAATTGGAAGTCTTGTTGTTCAGCCCCGAGAGCCTGGACTTGGTGAGCGCGACGGTAGAAGTTCGTCCTTCACAAGAGGTGATGGTCCAGGGCCGCAAAGTGCAGGCCCAGGTTGTTTTTGTTGATGATCCGCGCGCGCCGAGCACCCTATACCTTTCCGCAAAGGGCGACCTAATCAAAATGACCGGTCCGCTGGGCATCGAGATGGTGCCGGAGACCGAGGAAGAAGCCAAAAAGTTCAGCGGGTCGGCCGAGATTGATTTGGCGGCAGCAAGCCGTCTCACGCCAGACAAGCAAGTTTCTTGGGACGATCAAAAGGTGGTTTTGGAGTTTTCGGGAATCGATCTCTCGCAAATGCCGTCCGACGGTCGGCAAAAAGTTGCCAAATCTGGCGGGAACTGGCTGGTGACCTTGACTCCGGACCGGGCAGCCAACCCAGGGACAACCGTGGCGGCGGCCCGGCTCGCGCAGCCTGAATGGGTTAAGGCCGATACCCGCGTGCCGGTCAACGACCCGGCCATCCTTAGTTTGGCAGCAGAGATCGCGGGGGGAGAGAAAACCGTTGCCGGTGTCGCCAAACGGGTTCATGCCTATGTGTTTGGCCATATGGGGGTGAATGCCGGAATCGGGGTGATGCGGGATGCCCGAGAGATCCTCAAAACCAAAGAAGGCGTGTGCCGAGACCACGCGATTTTGGCGGGAACGCTCCTGCGTGCGGCGGGTGTACCGACCCGGTTTGCCAACGGTCTGGTTCTTTACGCTGGGTCGTATTACTACCACGCTTGGGTTGAATATTGGGATGGCGACGGTTGGGTCGGCCTCGATACCACGCGCCCGGCGTTGACTTTGGGCACCGGATACATCAAAACGTCCCAAGGGACGGTGGGACAAGCTTTGCAGGGATTCCTCTTGGAAGGGGCGACCGTCCGTGTTGTGACGCACTGAGGATTTTCATGAACCATCGCGGGAAACTGGCTTTCATCCTCATGTTCGGCATTGTGGGTGCCGTGCTGAGCCTTTGGCTGTTGCCCCCGGTGGTCAACGATTTTGGCCAGCGGCTGGCCCGCAACATGTCCCAACCGGTTCCTTCAAAGGTGGATCCCACGATCCCCGGGCCAGTCAAACCCAAAAATGACCGGAACACGGCGGTTACTGGCGGATCGGCGGGGCAGGCATCTCCTGATGCCTCGGCCGAGACGGGCCAATTGCCTCCGGTTTCAATCCCCGGATCCTCCCAATCGCCAAACGCTCCAAACCAGCCGGCCAAGTCAGAAAGTGCCGCCGACCGTTTCCCGCTGCAATCGACTCAGGCGATTTTGGATGAATCGGTGGCTTCGACCCGGTTCGCCGCAAACCCGTTTGCCCTGGCCCTATTCGGATTCATCGTGGGAATGGCCATTGGCAGTTTTGTCCAGCGGCAAGGCGAGCGGTTAGGCGACAAGTGGGAAAAATCCCCGACCGGGAACAAGGTCACCCTCATCCTCGGCACGTTGGCCGGGGCGTTTGCCGGGATCTTGGTGAGCATGCCGTTCTTGATCTCGCTCCAGGGGCGTCCGGAGGGGGCCTTGCTGACCTTGGGGATGGTTCTGGGGTGCAGCGCGGCCATGATCTACCTTTTGCGGTCGATCGGCCCCTACTTGCCTTGGGAAACCGCCTCGCCGAGCCGGCGCACTGGCCTAAAAGTGTTGGACACCAACGTCTTGATCGATGGCCGGGTCTATGACCTGATCCGCACGGGGTTCTTGGATGGCGACCTTTATGTCCCGCAATTCGTGTTGCTAGAGCTGCAGCACATTGCCGATTCGTCGGACGGGTTGAAACGCCAACGGGGCCGCCGGGGGTTGGAAGTGCTCAACCGCATCCGCAGCGAGTTTTCGTTGGAAGTGGGCACGCGCGACCGCTATGCTGGCACGGAACGCGACCAGGTGGACACTCGGTTGATGAAGCTTTGCAAAGCTACTGGGGCCGACCTGGTGAGCAACGATTTCAATTTGAACCGCACGGCGACCATCCAAGAGATCAAGGTTCTCAACATCAACGACTTGGCCCTTGCCCTCCGGCCCAACGTCTTGCCGGGCGAGACCATGGAAGTCCAGGTGATCAAAGATGGCAACCAAGTTGGCCAGGGCGTCGGCTATTTGGATGACGGAACGATGGTTGTTGTGGAAAGCGGCCAGGCGCTGATCGGCCAAGGACCGGCCGAAGTCATCGTCACCCAGGTCATTCAAACCGAGCGGGGCAAGATGATTTTTGCCGACGCAAGCGGAGACGCATACCCGCCCGATCCCCAGTCGCGGAGGCGTGTGGTCCGTGGGAACCGGTAGGGTTTTTGCGATTCTGGCGGCATCGGGGGGTTCCAGCCGGTTTGGGGCCGACAAGCTGGAGCTGGACAGCTCCAGCGAGCCCGTGTGGTTGAAGTCTTACCGGGCGCTCGCGGAATCGCGGTACATCGACGCCGTGGGGGTGGTCACGCAGGCCCCCAAGGTGGCCCGCGTGCTTGCACAAGCTCCCGGTGCGATGTTCGTCGTGACGGGCGGGGCGACCCGCGATGAGAGTGTGCGCCACGGCCTAGATGCTGTTCCGGAAGGGTACGAATTTGTACTCGTCCACGATGCCGCCCGCCCGAGTTTGAGCGAAGAGGTGATTGGGCGCGTTGTCGAGGCAATCCGGCGGACTGGGGCCGCCTACCCGGCGATCCCCGTCACCGACACGGTGAGGTTGGATGGTGAACTGCTAGACCGGAGCCGGCTTTTGGCCGCCCAGACCCCGCAGGGCTCCCGCTTAGACTGGCTCAGGGCAGCCATGCAGTCTCCGTCCAGCCTAACCGATGAGGCTGCCTACCTCCAAGCGGCGGGACGCCCCGTCGAACCGGTTGCCGGCGATCCGGCCAACAAGAAAATCACATACCCAAGCGACACCGTGATGGAACATGAAACCCGCACCGGATTCGGCTATGACATCCACCGGTTCAGCACCGACCCGGCGCGCCCGATGTGGCTGGGCGGGGTGGAGTTCGACGACCGTCCCGGGTTGGAGGGGCATAGCGACGCCGATGCGTTGCTCCACGCGGTGGTCGACGCATTGCTGGGGGCGGCCTCGCTTGGCGACATCGGAGTGCACTACCCACCGAGCGACCCGCAGTGGAAAAACTGCCCGTCGATTCGCTTTTTGACCGAAACCGGAATTTTGCTTTCACGGGCCGGTTGGCGTATATCAAATATAGACGCGACGGTGGTTGCAGAACGCCCGCGGGTGATGCCCAGGGCGGCGGAAATCCGGCAGACCATCGCCGATGCCCTGAGAATCGAAGTTTCGCGCGTCAGCGTCAAAGCGACCACGAACGAAGGCCTTGGGGCAATCGGAAATTCTGAGGGAATTGCCGGATATGCCGTGGCAACGATCCGCCGATGATTCTAGGACGGTAACAATCCATGCTGGAACTCTTGGTACGGAACGCAAACGGGAATTTGTCCATAAAGAACCGCGACTACGCTTCAAAGAAGCTCGGGAAACTGGATCGCTATTTCAATGCGGCCAGCCGGGTGGAACTTGCCCACACGGAAGATAAACGCGGCCTGCACAAGATAGAGGTCACGGTTTTTGCGGACGGGGTGATGCTGCACGGCACAGAAAACGACTCCGATTTGAATGCCGCGATCGACAAGGTTGCCGACAAATTGGAATCCCGGCTGAGGAAGTTCAAGTCCAAGCTGGTCAAGCGCCACCGCGGCAGTGGGTCACAGATCCCGGCCGGATTGGCCGATTGGCCAGATTCCGAGCCTGACCTGCCCGAAATGAGCGGGCACATTGCGGAGCACCGGTCATATTCGCTAAAACCGATGAGCCTTGAAGAGGCAACGCTCCAGTTGGAGCTCACTGACCACAACTTTTTTGTGTTCCGGAACGAGAAGTCGAATGCCATCGAAGTGCTTTACCGGCGGGGCAAAGGGGGGTTCGGGGTGATGGCCCCGGCCAGCTAGTCTGGCTTTTCTTGGTAGGCAAACGCCAGCAGTCGGACTTCGGATGCTCCGGCATCCAACAAGGCCTGGGTGCAGGCAATGGCGGTTCCCCCGGTCGTGGTGACGTCATCAACCAGCAGCACCTTGGCCCCGTCAAGGGGGTGCGGGGCAACAAATGCGCCGCGCAGGTTTATCAGCCGGTCGGGAGCGCTTAGGCCTACTTGCGGCTTGGTGTATCTGATCCGTTTGAGATAGTCGCGGTGGACGATATGTTTGGGGAACCCTTCCGCCAGCAGTTCGGCTTGGTTGAATCCCCTTTCGGCGCGCCTTGCCCGGGCAATGGGCACGGGGACGACGACATCAAAAGGGATGGCCTTAGCTTTTTGGGCAAGGATGGTGGCCATGGGCCCCGCCAATGGGGTAACTCGTTCGAACTTCAGCAACCGCACGGCGAGCGCAGCCTGTGATTCATAGAGATAGGCCGCGTCGATCGCCGAGATCGGATTGGGTGAGGCGATCTGTTGGGGCGCCGGGATGAACTTTGACCGGCATCCGTCGCAAAGCCCGCGGGGACCGAGCTTGCCGCAAATTCCACATTTAGGGGGGTAGACCAGGTCGAGCAGGGCGTCGAGGATGCGGGAGATTTTATCCCCTCAAATGCCAAAAGCCGCCTTCCATCCGTGGAAGGCGGCTTAGGACCGGGGGCGCCGGTGCCCCTGGCCGAATGCGGCACGGCGTTAGGATTCGCCTTGGGTGTGGCCGAAGAACGGCTCAAACGGGATGAGGCCGAGCCGGGTTGCCGCGCGGAGCGCTTGAACTCGGTTGTTGACCTGCAGTTTTTGGTAGATGTTGGCCAGATGGAAGTCCACAGTGCGCTTGGAGACGACCATTTTGTCGGCCGCTTCCTGGCTGCTGTGTCCTTGCGCAATCAGGCTCAAGACTTTGACTTCGGTCGGCGTCAGTCTGACGCCCCGGGGAGATTCGCTTCGTGATGTTCCAGGCATTGCCATTTAACCCATTCCTCGCAGTAGTGTTTGCCGCCTGTTGATCTCTTTCCACACGGCAGATTTTTTTTGAGATGGCTGGGACGGAATTCTCACAAATTCACCTTTGGCCTATCCATTGCAACGATGTGGGCCCCCTGGGAAGCCTGGCACGCGAAAAATGTTCGGTTAACTCCTTTGACTCCCGGGGCCGGATATTGTTCTACGGAATGCAAAAAGCGGGTGACGTGTTCGGTTTCAACGAGTGCGACGGCGGCGCCGCCGAATCCGGCGCCCGTCATCCGGGCCCCGATGCAACCGGGCGCGGCATAGGCCGCGGAGACGATTTCATCAAGTTCGGGGCAGCTGACTTCGTAGTCGTCGCGGAGTGAAGCGTGGCTGGCAGCCATGAGTGAACCGATCCGATCCGCGTCGCCGGCAGCCAGGGCGTCCCGGAAATCCCACACCCTTTGGATTTCTGTTACGACATGGCGG
This window of the Armatimonadota bacterium genome carries:
- a CDS encoding transglutaminase domain-containing protein, whose translation is MVLGSLHRMRLWFAAAFALLAVGAFAQTEWLGIYLQGQKVGYSVSKTTTDSKPGREVQTTESKMVIGTQMLGSEMKIIVDSSVTVENGKIARSYYKMASGGRTMEVNAVYSAKQIAASLVTESGEEQKTISIPAGKQVLTDPTDLLVSGRLPPPGKKLEVLLFSPESLDLVSATVEVRPSQEVMVQGRKVQAQVVFVDDPRAPSTLYLSAKGDLIKMTGPLGIEMVPETEEEAKKFSGSAEIDLAAASRLTPDKQVSWDDQKVVLEFSGIDLSQMPSDGRQKVAKSGGNWLVTLTPDRAANPGTTVAAARLAQPEWVKADTRVPVNDPAILSLAAEIAGGEKTVAGVAKRVHAYVFGHMGVNAGIGVMRDAREILKTKEGVCRDHAILAGTLLRAAGVPTRFANGLVLYAGSYYYHAWVEYWDGDGWVGLDTTRPALTLGTGYIKTSQGTVGQALQGFLLEGATVRVVTH
- a CDS encoding 2-C-methyl-D-erythritol 2,4-cyclodiphosphate synthase, which encodes MGTGRVFAILAASGGSSRFGADKLELDSSSEPVWLKSYRALAESRYIDAVGVVTQAPKVARVLAQAPGAMFVVTGGATRDESVRHGLDAVPEGYEFVLVHDAARPSLSEEVIGRVVEAIRRTGAAYPAIPVTDTVRLDGELLDRSRLLAAQTPQGSRLDWLRAAMQSPSSLTDEAAYLQAAGRPVEPVAGDPANKKITYPSDTVMEHETRTGFGYDIHRFSTDPARPMWLGGVEFDDRPGLEGHSDADALLHAVVDALLGAASLGDIGVHYPPSDPQWKNCPSIRFLTETGILLSRAGWRISNIDATVVAERPRVMPRAAEIRQTIADALRIEVSRVSVKATTNEGLGAIGNSEGIAGYAVATIRR
- the raiA gene encoding ribosome-associated translation inhibitor RaiA: MSIKNRDYASKKLGKLDRYFNAASRVELAHTEDKRGLHKIEVTVFADGVMLHGTENDSDLNAAIDKVADKLESRLRKFKSKLVKRHRGSGSQIPAGLADWPDSEPDLPEMSGHIAEHRSYSLKPMSLEEATLQLELTDHNFFVFRNEKSNAIEVLYRRGKGGFGVMAPAS
- a CDS encoding ComF family protein; protein product: MATILAQKAKAIPFDVVVPVPIARARRAERGFNQAELLAEGFPKHIVHRDYLKRIRYTKPQVGLSAPDRLINLRGAFVAPHPLDGAKVLLVDDVTTTGGTAIACTQALLDAGASEVRLLAFAYQEKPD
- a CDS encoding response regulator transcription factor, with amino-acid sequence MPGTSRSESPRGVRLTPTEVKVLSLIAQGHSSQEAADKMVVSKRTVDFHLANIYQKLQVNNRVQALRAATRLGLIPFEPFFGHTQGES